The Chrysiogenia bacterium nucleotide sequence AGAGTACCAACATCGGCATGACGCTCGTGGGCAGTTCGCTCTATGCCGCGCGCTTTTCCGGGCCCGTGTTCAAGATCCGCGCCGACGATGGCATCGCGGTCTGGCAGAGCGAGAACATCGAGGCCGCTGCCGGACCCGCCGCCAACTACAACCAGGTCTTCGTGCCGCTCCAGGGCGGCGGCATGGCGGCGCTCGATGCGACCCTTGGCAGCCGCATCGAGGGCTGGGGCGCCGATATCCCAGAAGACTGGGGCGTGCTCAGCCAGCCGAAGATCCTGGGCGAGTGGGTCGTGGCCGTCACCACCGAAACCGAGAACCGCTGGTGGCCGCCCAGGGTCACCCAGAGCGGCCGCGTGATCGCGCTCGACACCGGCGCGTTTGGCCAGTTCTCGTGGTTTTCAAAGATCCAGACCGGCAGCTACGGCGGCCTCTCATCGGGCGAGGACTGGGTCGCTGTTTTGAGCGACCGCGCCATCGCGCAGCTCTGGCACTTTGAGCCGCGCACCGACGCGCGTCCCGACATCGACTACGCCGCCGAGATCGCCGAGCAGCGCCGGCTCAAGGCCGAGAAGCGCGCCGCCCAGGAAGCCGCCGCAGCCGAAAAAGCCCGGCGCGAGGCCGAGCCTTCGAGCTTCTGGGACAACTTCTTCAGCGCGCCCGACGAGCAGAGCGACGACGAATACCTCGACGAGCTCAGCGAATAACCCCAGCTTCGCCGGTTTGATTGCGCGCGTTTCTTCTCTTCAATCGATACCATTTGAGCGCCTTGAGAGACCACCCAGGCCGGGCCGGGCAGCCTTGGCCTGCTCTTCGCCTGATAAACACAATGTCCGATAATGTATATTATGTAAAATTAAGGATATGGGCCTCCAGGGGGTTCTCCGCCCGTTCTTGGCGGGATTCGGGTTTGTGAGTGCTTCCTTTGCGGTGACGTGCGCGAGCTGTTTGCACACTCTCCGAAACGGCCGCGGCGGCCCTGGCTTCGCATCGTGCACGTGCACCTGCACGTGCACGCTGAGATGAAGGAGTCACCGCGGCGTCTCCCGCGTGTTCGGATGCGTGACGAACGGAAATCAATCGCGGGCAATTCAGGAACAAGGAAAACCTCCGACCGGGCCCGACCGGACCCGAAATGCCAGGCGCCAGGACGGCGCCGCGCACTTCTATAAGGATACGGATTCCCCGCCCCGCTTCAAGCCCCCCCGACCCGAGATGACCCACGATGGCCCGAGATGGACCGAAATAACCCTGGTGTATTTTGGGGCAGTTTCGGGGCTCGACGAGGCAGCGCGCTTACTCGAATCGATAGCGACCGTCTTCACCAACAGAAATCTTTGGCAGGGTTTTCGAGGCTTCAAAATAGTCATAGTCGACCTTCAGATTCTTCCAGAAGGTACGCAGCTCTTCGGCAGATCGCGGGCGGGCACCTCTGATCCGCTGCGCGACGTGCCACAGGGAGAAGGAACCAGCTTCTTCAAGCAGTTTTTCCCAAGACGGACCTGCCAGTCGCGTGGGAAAGATGTGGATAGGAATATGAGCTTGACCGGCGCCGCGCGCTTCGAGCGTGATCAGATAGATTTCATCAATTTGTTCATCGGTCATCGGCAGACATCCGATCGTCACGCAGTCACCGTGAACGAAGATGTCTCCGCCGAGCTTCTTGCGATCTCCGAGAATCCGGTCGGAGGAATTGGGATAGTTGATCCGCAGGGACAGATGGTAACTGCTCGCCGGATTGAACTCCGTGAACTCGTAGAAACCTTCGGGGATTTGGTAGTCACCTTCACGTCGTTTCGGGCCCATGGTTCCCGACAATCGGCAGACCTCATATTCTTTGACCAGAACGTACTTTCCGGTTTCCCTGTTCAGTGCCCAGAGTTCGAGCGACTTGTCCTGTTTGAATGCTCGCCAGAAAACCGGTGGCGGCGGCCAGGAAAGTTGCTTTGCTTCAAAGAGTCTTTTTGCGACATCAAGGCGTGAATCATAGGCGGCACGCACGCGCGGGAAGCGTAGTTGTTCCTGCTTGAGGGTGCCTGCGGCTACCGGCGAGATTCCGGCAAGCGTCAGGCAGAGAGCAACCAGCAAGCTCAGACGAGCGAGCATTCTCCTACACCCCTCCAACAATCACCCCCGCCAGCGCAAGCTCCACCACCAGCGTCAGCCCCGCGCCGACGCGGCGGAAGTTGAAGCCCACGTCGAACATGCCGGCGGCGTGCAGGACGCGTGCGGCGCCGAA carries:
- a CDS encoding PQQ-binding-like beta-propeller repeat protein — its product is MLAAMMGGCVWFDAAGWGSSPGDYPPRLSREWTRQLPRRGRYALDFPYIQSLPSELSQPVAVGERVFVGTSAGVAAALEKEGGNTLWEVELSDNPITSRAVADEQTVVFAGLSGTLWGRSVEDGTEKWTAELDVPILDALALYEGRVIVQDAHGALSALAIADGRILWKIDGKEPRGLSARALGAPVIDEISGHVYWARWDGVIQAASIASGSVLWQSNYGGGRAGFQSTNIGMTLVGSSLYAARFSGPVFKIRADDGIAVWQSENIEAAAGPAANYNQVFVPLQGGGMAALDATLGSRIEGWGADIPEDWGVLSQPKILGEWVVAVTTETENRWWPPRVTQSGRVIALDTGAFGQFSWFSKIQTGSYGGLSSGEDWVAVLSDRAIAQLWHFEPRTDARPDIDYAAEIAEQRRLKAEKRAAQEAAAAEKARREAEPSSFWDNFFSAPDEQSDDEYLDELSE